The proteins below are encoded in one region of Telopea speciosissima isolate NSW1024214 ecotype Mountain lineage chromosome 10, Tspe_v1, whole genome shotgun sequence:
- the LOC122641703 gene encoding protein LIGHT-DEPENDENT SHORT HYPOCOTYLS 3-like, producing MDAIPATAESSNSENTNSNNTTNSLAAISSSSTSSSPSVSPSRYENQKRRDWNTFGQYLRNHRPPLSLSRCSGAHVLEFLRYLDQFGKTKVHTQICPFFGHPNPPAPCPCPLRQAWGSLDALIGRLRAAFEEHGGKPEANPFGARAVRLYLREVRELQAKARGISYEKKKRKRPPPQQIPQLPPPPGSS from the coding sequence ATGGATGCAATTCCAGCAACAGCAGAGAGCTCCAACTCAGAGAACACCAACAGTAACAACACAACAAACAGTTTGGCTGCaatctcttcctcttccacctCTTCCTCACCTTCAGTCTCCCCAAGCCGATATGAAAACCAGAAACGTCGAGATTGGAACACCTTTGGCCAATACCTAAGAAACCATAGACCTCCACTCTCCCTCTCCCGGTGCAGTGGTGCTCATGTCCTTGAATTCCTCCGATACCTCGACCAATTCGGCAAAACCAAAGTCCATACCCAAATCTGCCCTTTCTTTGGTCATCCTAACCCACCTGCTCCTTGTCCATGTCCTCTCCGGCAAGCTTGGGGAAGTCTCGATGCACTCATCGGTCGTCTCCGTGCTGCCTTTGAAGAACACGGTGGGAAACCGGAAGCAAATCCCTTCGGTGCCCGAGCTGTTAGGCTTTATTTAAGGGAAGTTCGTGAGTTGCAGGCCAAAGCAAGGGGGATTAGTTATGAGAAAAAGAAGCGAAAGCGCCCGCCACCACAACAAATCCCCCAATTACCACCTCCACCAGGAAGTTCATAA